In the genome of Drosophila yakuba strain Tai18E2 chromosome 3R, Prin_Dyak_Tai18E2_2.1, whole genome shotgun sequence, one region contains:
- the LOC6537313 gene encoding male-specific protein scotti, producing MDTLLEHEAADLYDEQQIDRIGDAVTGDAGDDSDDTLEDGQQLLGVNRQMDILLDAPQEPPMAVFPARGGPNGGPPRLRKKRSFYTMVKPTPPCQSREPEMCRLMASVTRAMRQVREDQRGEYFANYLVENMTSQNYPNGVGLPQHWGEF from the coding sequence ATGGACACACTACTCGAACACGAAGCCGCGGATCTCTACGATGAGCAGCAAATCGATCGAATCGGCGACGCGGTGACCGGAGATGCAGGCGATGACTCTGATGACACATTGGAGGATGGACAGCAGCTCCTGGGAGTCAATCGTCAGATGGACATACTCCTGGACGCTCCGCAAGAGCCACCGATGGCTGTGTTTCCGGCGAGAGGAGGCCCAAACGGAGGACCGCCACGTCTGCGCAAGAAACGGAGTTTCTACACTATGGTCAAGCCAACTCCGCCGTGCCAAAGTCGGGAGCCGGAAATGTGCCGCCTGATGGCCAGTGTCACGCGGGCAATGCGCCAAGTTCGCGAGGATCAGCGAGGCGAGTACTTTGCTAATTACCTGGTCGAGAACATGACCAGTCAGAACTACCCGAACGGTGTGGGTCTGCCACAGCATTGGGGTGAGTTCTGA